The Branchiostoma lanceolatum isolate klBraLanc5 chromosome 1, klBraLanc5.hap2, whole genome shotgun sequence genomic sequence GGTTATGCTGTTCTGGGTTTTTGTGTGTGCGCTCTTTTCAGCTTCAACGCATGATCCAGTATttattaattcatttgtatttttttctgtcatctttatccagagttacgccaaaaataattactcaagcaactggataagattttcaactggataagattatcttattacctggatgtctaaccttcatcaatttATCCAGAGTTCCCTATCTCAGTGATTGACACCGCTTTGCAGTAGGGCTGTAGGGCCCCATgttgctagtctctaccagactaatcgcgtcggaaatagatagaacatttgccgggggactttggccatggaggataacattctcATCCGCAGTCCAGGGTtccaatattggaccctatctccatagccgacccccttcatacagttgactctatttggccaatttctactattttcccagcgacccgcagaggctggtagagtctactgTGTTACGGGCTAGATAAGTATTGCACATACAGTGACATGCAAACAGAAAATTTACACGCAATACAAAATGATAATGGTGATGAGAATAATGACAAAAATagcaataataataacaataccaaatgaattataataataatcataacaataacaatCCGAATCATAATCCAAATCATTATTCAGTTCGTTCATGATCGTCATTGAAGGTGCCAGAGGTCAGACCGAGTTTTACATCTGGTTCTAAAAACAGAAATGGACGTACAAGTCTTTATAGATTGTGGTAGACGGTTCCATGTTGCTGGATCTGTTTCATGTAGTTGGGTTTGCATTAGTTTTAGTATGTGTctcccaaaaaaaatcatggcgATTCGAACGCCACTAGCAGTTGTTTTATAGATACTGTGCCATTACAGGCCGACACCCCCTTTCGGAAAGTAGTGTGGTAGCCATAACCATAGACAGCTGTTCTTCCCAGGGAAGGCAGTGTTTAACGGAGGTCTGAAATCTTAGCTTTCTTTTCGTAAAAATATTATGTTGACGGATTTTACGCATACAAAAAACGCCTTTGTGTTTTACATACCTCCCCTTCCATTGTGTCATTACGTGTCTTATGTGCAGGCACGTCCGGGTGGATGATAGCGTCGTAGCAGGCAGCATGTCGTTTGGAATTCCATGGAAACTACTTAAGCGCAAGCGAGTGTCGGTTCTTCTACTAATGTGTCTTGGTGCTATGGTGTCTTTAACACTTCTACAGCGCAGTCCTCGTGTCGATTATCTGACTACAAAAGGTGGAAGAGAAAACATCCGGGTGGAATCGTCCGCTGACGTGGTGTTGCCAATAATCGGGAGGAGAAAACGTCAAACCGGACCAAATGTTAGGCCAAATTTGGTAACCCGTTCCATTCAAGAACCTTTTAACACCAGTCTGCCACGGACTAGGAAGAAAACATCTTTATCTGCGGTCGTCTTGAAACCTAATGTAAGAATGCCACCTTCAGAACGATCAGTGCCATTTAGAGACTTAGACATTAAAGAAGCCAACCACGCATCGTTTCAAGGCGAGTTTGGGTCGACACGTACAGCTGGGACATTGGACCCGTGCCCAGCAAAACCTACATCCCTACGTAAGTAAAGAACTTGTCTATACCTTCATATTGAAACAAATACTTGATTAGCtattttgaatgtgatattCTTGTTTAAGCCTCATTGATTACAAGTGATGACAACAGGAATGTAACTCTACTATAACAATCAGACTTGTAAAAAAGTGTAAAAGAAGAAACTTCGTCGTACATAATAGCATCGTTCTTTGGTGCCAATGGCATCGATTGAATGAAACACATGTTGCCTGCTTTATTTTCAGCTACCAAacgatttgtttgtttgttttatttggatCTCCATTAGTGGTCTTTACactattaaaaatcaatcaataaagaACAGCCTTTTGTCGGCTTCCATACCTCTTTTAAAGTGTGTTGAATAGTAAACAAATATGTATGTTTACTATCAATATCCAGCAGCATCCCACTTAAGTCTACTACGGATGTAATATCTGTGAGTATAGATTGTTTAACTGCCGTACGGCGTTATACACGTCGCATAACCAGGCCCGGTATAATCATTACAACACGACTGAAACCAGTACCATATGTTTGGCGCTCGGTTTCTACGGTTGGAAGCATGTAAGAAAACGAATTTGCTAGGcaattgaaaaaatatatactgtaagttgattttttgtatttgaaattacagttcaaacttgttCGACAATATTGCACTATTGATTTGAATTGGTTACAGGCGCTGTGGTTTTCGGCAACAGCTGCACAACCAACATTGATTTTAAAACCACTtggccatttaaaaaaaaaactatgtcAAATACTACataaagaaagacaaaaatgttGACTTGGGGATCTCGCAACCTCTTTTTTCGTGCACACTTCACATAGATCACAAGGACATAGTATCCGGTACAGTTCTCACATACTAAGTTGAAAATAGATTTTGAAGCCGAGTTGTTGGATGTCTATTCTCTATAATAGATTTTTAGATATAATAGAAAAGTTAAGATATCATTGCGTGACACCGGAGGTATGAAAAATCCCTATAAATAATTCATGTAAGGTGTAACGGCCACTTTTCATCGGCTGCAAGAATATTCTTAACCCTTTCAAACTGTCAGAGTTTCAACATAGTAATCAATAAGAATCGTACATTTttaacccctgacctccctcacgcaAAACAGCCGGCGGCCCTAACTCCCCTACCTTCTGGgtttcgcgcgctacacgcacgcaatgCTGTCTTCTACCGGGGAATACCagtaccctatcccggttataaccgggcgCGGCACACAGggtatgtttctgtatccctagtaCAGCCGTGCATGGCGTAATTGAGACCAATCGATcaaaaattatttctttttgTACAACAATTATCACATAAACCTCTTATCAGACCTGTAGATCAACATGAATAATTTACATGAAAGATTTTTGATATACTCCACCCAGTGCGAAACTAGATTGATTtgcacacaaacactcacacacacacccacaccccccccccccacatacacacacacacgcacacacacacacacacacacacgcacacacacacacctctaTTCAATTTGTTGTGGGTTTTTACATTAAAACACGGGGAATCTTAACAGTTTTAAAGCAATTTATAAAGTAACAGAgaaataaagtttgaatttaTTACGAGGCAAGTTTACTAATGAGTGTCGGTTTCCGATCTTGCACTTTGTTGCAGGAGGGAGACTGAAGgtgaatgtcaacatcgttCCCAACATGAACGAAACCACAAGAGAGAACCCGGATGTTCGTCTCGGGGGGAAATGGCGGCCCCCAAACTGTACCGCCAGGCAAAAGGTCACGTTGTTATGGAGTCGTTTAATATTCGTAATTCTGAATGCATTAATGCAGATCCTATCAAGACATATTTGCTTGTTAATGATAGTAATAAATAGCACTAGATGACTTCCAGGCTTTAAGCATGCTTCAAGTCGTGCGCAAAGTCAAAAAATTGTGCCTATCGCATGCTTTAAAAAATTCAATGCTCTGGGTGTGCTTAAGGATCAATTTTCGTGAAGTGTTGCCTGTTGGATAAAATCGTTTGTCAcgttggtgaaggttagacatccaggtaagaagatacgccagaaatagttactcaagcaactggataaaattttgaaacagtcagacgtttcaaacagcatccgctgtctttcgtcagtgactaacgataggactgagaacaccaggtttaataccaaaactctgaatagatatgttattcAGATTATGTTAACGTTTAGATATATTAACGTATTCAGATATGTTAACGTTATTCAGATATTTTAACatatattcagagttttgggatgaaacctggtgttctcagtcctatcgttagtcactgacgaaagacagtggatgccgtctgaaacgtctgactgtttcaaaatcctatccagttgcttgagtaatcaatGTGGGAAAATCGTTTGTCGTTTATCCAGGTGGCCATTGTTATTCCGTTCCGTGATAGAGAGGAACATTTGCAGCAGTTGTTGAGTCACCTGCACCCCATTCTGCAGCGGCAGCAGCTGGACTATGGTGTCTACGTGGTGGAACAGGTTGGGAACTGCATAATGATTATGTGTAATGTTCTAGACCTGGCGTCTTGTTTcggcactgcagcggaactttcgtTGTGAAATATCTGAAATAAATAGGTTTGGGGCAGAAATATGCGGAGACATGCAGGCGATCCGTGGTTTTTAAACAGACTGAACTACTGGCCATTTCAACGTTCCGAGTGCGCATGTCCAATCGTAATGCATTGTGGTCTGGGGTCAAAGTTCAATGCCCCTGGATGCAGACAGAATGGCCTTATAGTTTGACTTAACTCCACAATGCATGGCAAATGCAAATGTGCTCTCAGAACCGTGAAATTAATCTAGGTAGGCTTTAATCCCTTTATGCATTACATTTTTTCATCACTTGATAGATGTGCACATGTGCTACCATAGTTACGGTTTGTTTTTCATCTGTGAGATgatacagtattttttttcatacgcCCCATAGCTTCACCCAATAAAGTTGTCTTCATttgattttgtatcattttctgTTTACAAATTGTATGATTTTGCGATCATTTTTTATGTAATCAGACTCCAGGTAGACTGAGAGTTTCTCTTtgtaacactaatggagatctcaataaaacaagcaaaacaaaaccccatgttgatatgatttcAGTATGGAAACGGCACGTTTAACAAGGCCATGCTCATGAACATAGCCTATGTATTCGCGCTAACTGAAGACGACTTCCGCTGTTTCATCTTCCACGATGTGGATCTGCTGTCCGAGGACGATCGCAACTTGTACACATGCGCAGACCAGCCCAAACACCTTTCCGTGTCTGTGGATACCTTGAAGTATAGGTAcatttcatcttcatcatcattatcatcataattatTATCAGCagcatcatcattatcattagtaGTAGTAACCTGtacgaaaaaaaaatctttgaaaaaacaaatttaTAACGAGAAGAATAGATCTGTCCCGATATGAAACACTGGTTTATACTTCACCGAATTACAAAGGGGGAAGAAGAAGTACTAGTTTATTGGTCTCATGTTTTATCATTGTTATCAAAACCGTTGGCGtttctttcctttattttttaTGAAATTTCTCTATGTTTGAAAACCAAAATAAGCCCTAACATAATCACTATTACCAAGCTGTCTATATCATAAGAAAGGAAAAcagagaaaaagaaacaagtttGTGTAGATATAGATAATATTATTTTGTAGTAATAAAGCCTTTCAGTAGTAAAgagaagttttttttctaacagaAAGATGATAATTGTCGATTGTCATACTTTGGGTTAAATGCTCTTGAAAATACATTAGTCAATACATAAGAGATATGGGAATttaatttacagtatcttacttGCTATTGTACAGGCGTCTCTAGATACATAGCAACATTACAgaacaccaaaaacataacaagTTTCACAATACTATTATTATCATCTACTGTCACAGACTGCCTTATGCTGACATTTTCGGCGGCGTGGTAGCGCTGTCTGCAGACCAGTTCAGACGGGTGAACGGCTTCTCCAACCTGTACTGGGGCTGGGGCTCGGAGGATGACGACATGTCCAGAAGGTACGTCATCAATTAGCGTGTTTTCactcacgtgattatgacgtaatCATTGGCAGCCATATTGGATGCCTAAACCTGACAGTTGCCAGCTAAACCTGAATGTCGAAAATGTTATAACAGTAATGTTGCGACAGCTCTATGGGAAAATGACATGCAGTACATTTACAATTCGCAAGGATTCTCACATATTCAAATGTATGTGTATAACCAACAGGGTCCGAATAAGTGGCTGGAAAATAGTGAGACCACCTGCCCATATTGCCAGATTCAGAATGATTCCTCACAAGAAAAGACAACCAGCAGTAGCAAAGTAAGACAGAATACAGAATGATACTTTTATCAACGTTATAACACgaatatattttgaaatctagattGTATTGAATATACTTCGCATAGACAATCCATGCAATCACTTTTTCCTGCTTTTATTAGAATAACATTTATATATGGTTTGAGCTATCGATGCCTTTTTTTGCCTGACAGGTATTattgtacaaaaatatcaagtttttacattttaaccctcaaaccaccgtatggggtcaaaactgaccccaggcgtatatcaacatgtgccattttgacatttcgagtcgaaaacaaaattccttccatgagtttgtttgtatgtatgtcttataacttctcacaagtttttaccgagattggctcattgttgattaagttatcctaaaaagtttacgcatggtccagtggggtcaaaactgaccccagcaaaatctgcactcatattccctattgtttgatacttgtcatctagtaacatgtatgataagggttattatgatcatagttacaaaatttaatagaaaattttgtagaaatgtgaaaaaaacaattatttttgATGAACGTAAAGAtgaatgacgttgcgacgtattatgacgtcatttatgtgattttattgacgaaaaccaacaaattgggtatttccatataactcaaaggtacacgataaaacttcaatagaaattctgtatgataaatcatgatatatccaaagacgttatttgtagatggcaacaggaacgacgtcaaaatgacgtcatacaaattatattcatatcgtgttacactagcgaaatccgccatcttggttccgccatcttgaattattctaaatgcattttttcatcataaaacctaataacacaataaaaatggaccaaaacgtttatattaagatagtttctgtttgaataaacatggtaatgatgagatttgaggttgaaatagccggttatagctaatctaattatatcgtccgccatcttagattttgaccgatgacgtaatcaaatatctataaattatgaatattaaatcataaaagtgatagtgaataacattggttggtgtttatataagaaaataagtgcagtttacaaagaaagccctataattacattgtaaaatccaaaattagcgactttttccaaatatggctctcagaaaccggttgccatagcaacataaaaacattgattagttatttcattaaattcaaattgttgccaacgaaattttagcaaaggtgaccaagtttggttgttctagcgtaagacattcagatgctatatgacaatcaagtgttggcgcaggcctcaaaagagtccgcttgtctgaatagtgttagttgcaaaagacaaTGTTCcctattttgcataaattatgataataagcagaaattattcactccttatcatgtcaaactgtcccttatagattacttaaactatacatatatacaaaccacaaaaatagtcaccaataaagctgtatttgtagaaaacattgtggggtcagttttgaccccatacggtaagattagtcgtaaaaaagctacggtggtttgagggttaaccttctccctgctacctaactccgTATACGATGCAATACAAGTTTGGTGCCAAAAGAGGGTACTTCAGCAGTAAAAAGAATTATATTTTATGATGCTTCTATTAATATTTACCCACTCTAATATCTAAGCAAGTATGTGATTAacgtttttttctaaattagtATCCCCTTCATTGCAGCATCATAAGATTTAAAGAAGTCACACTATATTCATCCTTACTGTTTAACgatgttttattgcattatgactggtttattgaatgaactCTCTTCACAGCCCAAACGGGCTGAATTGCGAAATTCAGTACATAATTTCccatacataatcaaatacaacaAGTCATCaatacattaaaatcatcaCTATACATTCAATTTCAGTTAATTACTATTGCACACATTACTATTGCACACAGGGATCGTGTATATAACCACTTAACCAGCAATTTCACAGTGGACGGATTGAACAGTCTGGAGTATGAACTAGCGGCTGTGTACAGGAAACCTCTTTTCACGCATATCATGGCACAGCTGAAGCTACAGGAACCCAGGTGGACAAACACAACCGAAAAAACAACATCTCGTGCTCAACAACAGCCAAACAGAGGGAAAAAAGCCACGTACAAAGACAAAAAGGTTTCAAATTATATATCAAGTTTAAAAAGAGGTGCATATATAGGACCTGCTGTAAACAAAAACCTCTTTCAACTGTAAACAAAAACCTTTTCCTGTGAGGAACCCTCTCTCCACGCATATCATGGCAAAGCTGAAGCTACAGGAACCCAGGTGGACAAACACAACCGTAAACACAACATCTCGTGCTCAACAACAGCCAAACAGAGGGAAAAAAGCCACGTACAAAGTCAAAAAGGTTTCAAATTATATATCAAGTTTAAAAAGAGGTGCATATATAGGACCTGTTGTAAATAATTTAAGCAGATTGAATATTGATAGTAGAAAGTATAATTAACGGTTTCGCTTCCAGTCACACGTGCATTGAGGTATAGTAGCTATAGgctctgtgacgtcatgaagacTAAAAACTATCAACGCGGAAAACAACAGTTTTCTGGTGAAAACGGATATATGGAAAAAGTTCATGTTGAACTACCAACCTTGCTTGAAGCTGTAGCATATTGTATTATATAGAAACATATTATTGATACAGCACAAACATGGGGACGTTCGTTATGTCGACCAGACAGTGTTAGGAAGATATTACTTTTTGTaataatcatttatgattttaATCTTACTAATGGGGACGTTCGTTATGTCGACCAGTTAGCGTTAGGAAGATATTACTTTCTATTGTCAGTaataatcatttatgattttaATCTTACTGATCTTGTAGAATTACTTTATGTTATAAAGTTACCTATTTATTGGTTAGCGTACTTTTAACATGCATTACAACCAaaacaaacctacatgtatcaatgGAAAGACTTCAGCGTGATTGATTTCAAtaatccgaaaataatttcatcaggttgatagaacatgggatatttggagtttctttttacacaacaaggaatctcacctgctaacgtttcagtgtctgtcagacaccttcttcagagcttctgactggagtactgcttctcgccgctataagtagccagtgATGAatcgagacgaggggggatacaagctcagccacgtttaggattgcgttctcgccgcaaaagcgccgcctacatcggctacttatagcggtgagaagcagtactccagtcagaagctctgaagaaggtgtctgacagacaccgaaacgtcagcaggtgagattacctggttgtgtaaaaagagtctccTATACCCTGTATTTGTAATGTTTCACAATCTGACGTTTGTAAAAGACAACGAGGTTACATTAATTAACATGTCACGTAGTGGTAATACAGCTGTACACCATAACTTCTGCATCACTAATGTTGTAAAACAAGAAACCTTGTAATGTTGTATAAAATTAGccagatggaggcctggcgaacctccgtctcgtatcagccatacggtgatttacaccattcaccctgAGGGGAGAACTGGCACATCCCCGTCTTTTATGGCAGCCAACTAAAGGGTATgtctatggcatcatttccgtgtcaaaattacgtacgtaaaaaacgtcacgttttgtcgtttatacgtgacgtattgggggtcaatacgtcacgtatgaaaggcctacgtcacgtatgccggaacgtacggatacgtgacatacatatggttttgcaatttccgtgtcaaaattacctgcataaaaaaacgtacgatttctcgtccaaacgtcacgtataacaggtcatacgtcacataaggcatatacgtcacgtactaaacgtgacatacatatgtcgtgg encodes the following:
- the LOC136425255 gene encoding beta-1,4-galactosyltransferase 2-like — translated: MNETTRENPDVRLGGKWRPPNCTARQKVAIVIPFRDREEHLQQLLSHLHPILQRQQLDYGVYVVEQYGNGTFNKAMLMNIAYVFALTEDDFRCFIFHDVDLLSEDDRNLYTCADQPKHLSVSVDTLKYRLPYADIFGGVVALSADQFRRVNGFSNLYWGWGSEDDDMSRRVRISGWKIVRPPAHIARFRMIPHKKRQPAVAKDRVYNHLTSNFTVDGLNSLEYELAAVYRKPLFTHIMAQLKLQEPRWTNTTEKTTSRAQQQPNRGKKATYKDKKVSNYISSLKRGAYIGPAVNKNLFQL